The genomic interval GGCCGCCATTGCGTAGTTTGTCCACTCACAGGTCTCCACTTCGCCGCTCTGCATGTATGCCCTGGCGTTGGGAGAAAGTCCCCTCGCCTCAAGGCCGATGATATAGGCGATGTCAAGCTTATTGAAAACCTTACCCGCCGACAGAATCTGGAAGTCATGGGTGGACGTATGCCCGCAAAAGATAAGGTTTTTCTTTTTCTGTCGGACGAGTTCATGGCAGACGGCCGACGGGAACCGAATGGCCCCGAAACCGCCGATGGCAAGATAATCACCCTCGTTGATATACTTTTTTACCGCATCCTTGACGTTTGTCAGCTTGTTGGACAGGGCGCGGGATTTTTCCTTGAAAAACGCTCGTGCCTTGTCCGGATCAGGATCCATAAAAAGCGGTCCCGTTCCCTGTGATATCACTTCCACGTATCCCTCCTCTAAGTGCTGTATCGGAAAAACGTTATACCCTTTGTGATCAAATGGTTACCCGAGTGTGTATAACATAATCTGACTCGTTTTGCCATACTCGATTGCGCCCTCCGGCTTCCCGTATCATTCCTGTTTCCCCGCATCGTTCACGCCCCGCTTTTGGGATGATCCCCGTCACCATCGGCGCTGAATCATGCCGGCACACGCAATACCTCCCACCGTTCGCATATACTTAGATTGACTTGTCAATCAACGCGAATTGTATCGATATGCCGATTGAATGTCAAGCCAATTTCCTTTCGGCTTCTAAAATTGATTCGTTTAAAATGATCATTATCGAACCATTACACCTTCCGCTATTCCCTCACCATTCGTCGAATTATGTCTCCGATCACGGCGTGTGCGATCCTGATGAATCGAAATCCCGAGGTGAAAACCGGCCACTTGATCTCCTCGTTGTCGCAGATTACGCCCGCGGTGAGGGACATGTCCGTTATCATCATCTTCTTCAGTTTTTCTCCGGCCGCCGCCCCCTTTGGATTCCCATCCGTGTCCACCAAGAGATCCACCTCTTTCATCAGCAACACGTTCTCCTCGATGCGCCGGGCCACCGTCTCGTGGGTTCTCACGTCTATGTGGCCCGTCTCCCGCTTCAGGTCGTTGAGCCGTCTTCCCGCCTCGTAGGTGACCCTGACGATGTCGTCTCGGGAGAGATGCTCCGTCTCGTAATTGAGCATGTATTTCCACGACGGCTTCTCCAACGCCTCCAGGTGTTTTTTAAACGTGCGAAAGAGTACCGTATATCCGTACCTGTCCGAGTGCTCGAAGGCGAGGCTTCCCGGATCGAGGAAAGGCGCCAGCGGCGCGATGAATGGCATCACCCGCGTGCCGAATCGTCTCATCAGCAATCCTGCATATTCCACCGTCTCCATCACCGACGCCTCGTCCTGGCCCGGAATGCCGATCATGAAAAACACGTCGAACTTCTCTATGCCGTTTTCCAACGCCCAGGTGATGTTGTCCTCTATTTGTTGCGTGGTATACGGCTTCCCCGATCGCTTCCTGAGGGCGTCGTCGTGGGTCTCCGGCGATATCTCGAAATTCACATGCGCGAGACTCCCCAGCGCCTCGAAGTACGCCTTTGGCGCCGCGTTGAACAGCTCCAGTACCAGGTGGTTTTGTACTCTTCCCTCGACCAATCGATCAATAATGGTCCGGGCGTAGGCGTCCGACGCATGTCTGAGGTCCCCCACGATAAAGATGGGCGCCGTGGTAAATTGGGAGAGATCCTTCACATCCCGCGCCACCCGTTCCGGGTCCCGAAAAGCGACATCCCGTCGGTCGAGGAAGCGCTTCATGGCGAAGTTCGACCCACCGCAGAACGCGCAGTTGTTTTTACACCCCCGGCAGGTCACCATCATGGTAATCGGATAACGCCACCAGTCATGTATGGGGGTCATGGCGACGGGCGAGCAGTATTTGACCGCCTTTCGAAACATGGTGCGGTAGTCGTTGGTAAAATCGTTGAGGTGCGTCTCCACGATCATCCGATCGTTGACGATGATTCGTCCGTTCTTCTTCCAGGTGAGGTTCGACACCTGAGAGAAATCTCCACCGTTTCTGATGGCTTCGACCAGTTTGAGCGTCGCCCGCTCGGTGGAGTCGCCCCTCAGGATAAAATCGACGAATGGATATGAGATGATTTCACGGTGAAAATAGGTGGAGGAGTAGCCGCCAAAAATCACCGGGACGTCAGGCTGTACTTCCTTGAGCATGCGGGCAAGCGTCACGGCCCCGTGGGCGTGGGGGAGCCAATGAAGGGATATGCCGAAGGCCCGGGCCCTGAGCCGTCTCAGGAACCGCCGCACATCCATGTTCGGCCGCTTAAGTATCAGATAGGCCAGATTGATGATACGGACGGAGGCGCCGTTTTTGGAGAGGTGCTCCGCGATGGACGAAAATCCTATCGGATACATCTCGAAAAGCGGGGTTGACGGCACGACATCGCTGATGGGACCGAGGAACGCCTTACGATCGGCGTAATCGAAGGTACTGGGGGGATGGATAAGGACCAGGTCCGCTTTCGGAACAAATCGTTGTATCATCTGAGTCGTGTTTCCTGGTGTCTCCTGCACTGCTCAATCAGTCAAACCCGCCCTTTGTATCATCATTCTCCCACACCTGAATAAAAAATTCAATAAAAACCTGTCACCGAATATCCAATATTGATATCGGCCTCGGTGTATATACAGAGGAAATGACACATTGATCCTCCCTCGGTTTCCGACGAGAAAAGGCTTGCCAGCATCACCGGCTATTCTGTATACTATTCTTTCTCGGATTTTATCATGAAACACCATTTTCTCGACCACGAAAGCGAGATTCCAAGCCCCATTCGGGGATTGAATCCGAAGACGAAGTTCATCGCTCTCGTCGGTATCGTCTTTTTGATCGTCAGCACCTCGCCGGAGGATATGGTGAAGTTCGCCCTCTACTCTCTTTTGGTCCTGGTGCTGCTTTTCATGTCGAACATCGGCCCGAGGCTTTATATCAAGCGTCTTTTGGTCATCACCCCCTTTGTGCTGGTTGCCCTTATCGCCGTTCCCTTCGTCACTCCGGACCCGAACGTACCGCCGGTCCCCCTCGGCATATGGGGCCTCTCGGTATCCCGTGCGGGGCTTTTCGTGCTCTTCGGCGTGACCGCCAAGGCGACGCTCGCCATCCTGCTGATGACGCTTCTTCTTTCCTCCACCCCCTTCACCGACCTTTTGACGGGGCTCAGGGAGATGAAAATCCCCTCCGTAATGACCGACACCCTCTCGTTCATGTACCACTACCAATTTCTCCTTATCGACGAGATGGAACGCATTTCCCGGGCGAGGGACGCCCGGATGTACGGCGGGAGGTGGATATGGCACGCGCCGATTATCGGCTATGTGATCGGGGCGCTGTTTTTGAGAAGCCTTGAGCGGGGCGAGCGGACCTATCTCGCCATGAAGGCTCGGGGGTATGACAGCAGCTATATCATGACCGGCACCGAGCGCCTCACGGTATTCGACTATCTTTTTCTATTGCTGACACTGCCGGCGGCCGCCGCCATCCGTCTGTGGGGGAATATCCTGTAATGAACGCCACACCGGCCATCGACATCAAAGACGTTTTCTACACCTACCCCGACGGATCGGAGGCCCTCAGGGGCGTAAGCCTCCGGATCGACCCCGGTGAATCCGTGGCGGTCATGGGCGCCAACGGTGCGGGGAAATCCACGCTGATACTGACGCTTCCCGGTCTCGTCGAGGCAAGCGGAACCATTACCGTATCCGGTATACGACTCTCCAGAAAAACGGCCCGCGACATACGGAAAAAAATCGGTATTGTCTTTCAGAATCCCGAGGACCAGCTTTTCTGTCCCACGGTGTTTGACGACGTGGCCTTCGGCCCGAAGAATATGGGGCTTGACGATGACGCTGTGAATCTTCTGGTCACATCCGCCCTGTCATCCATGATGCTGGACGGATTCGACCATCGAAGCGCCCATCACCTCAGCTTCGGCGAAAAAAAGCGCGCGGCCATCGCGACGATACTCTCCATGGAGCCGGACATCATCGTTTTCGACGAGCCGACCGCGAATCTCGATCCCGAAGGCGTCTTTGAACTGAAGCGCATCATCAGATCTATCGAAAAGACCAAGCTGATCGTCACCCATGACATCACTCTTGCGGCAGCGCTGACGGAGAGATCTGTGGTCATGTCCGACGGTATGGTGGCATGCGACATGCCCACCGAACACTTATTGGCCGACACATCGCTTCTAAAAAAGCTTCGGCTGGTGTTTGACTGATCCATTTGATACAATCAGGTACACATACGCTGTATTAATGGAGGATCTTTTTATCCTTCCGGGAGGTTGTCATGCCTAAAACAAAAATCATATATCATGATCGATTCCTCACCGATTACCCCACCGCCTCGGTGGAACGACCCGAGCGTGTCAAGAACATCCACGCGGTCCTTTCGGAAAACGGTTATCGATTCACAAAGCCTGCGCCCGCCACCGAAAACGACATCGCCCGGGTTCATGTTCCCTCCCTCATCGATGCGGAGCGGCGTGATCCGGGGCGGTTTGAAACGGCGCTCCTCTCAGCCGGGGGGGCGATCATGACCGCCGAGACCGCCATGACCGGAACCCCCGCCTTCGGCCTCATCCGACCGCCGGGACACCACGCGAGCCCCGGAAGCAACTGGGGATTTTGTTTCTTCAATAACATGGCCGTGGCGCTGACGAAGCTCATCGATGAGGGAAAAATCAATCGCGCCGTGGTCCTCGATATCGATCTCCATTTCGGCGACGGCACGGATAATTTCTTCTCCGGCAGAAAATACCACGGAGGGGAAGTAACGGTGATCAACATCCAGTCGTCCAACCGCATGGAGTTCCTCGCCCTGTGTCACCAGGAGCTGAAGGAGGCGGCCCCCTATGACATCATCGGCGTATCCGCCGGTTTCGATACCTATATAAAAGACTGGGGCGGCACCCTGATGACCGAGGACTACAAAACCATCGGTGAGACGGTGAAGGAGGCGGCGGAAAAATACGCCTCTGGACGGCGATTCGCCCTCCTCGAGGGGGGGTATTACCTGAAGGACCTGGGCATCAACGCCAAAAGCCTCATCGAGGGAATGGAATAACCGAAGCGACACACGCATGACTTCCAGAAAAGACTCAAAAAGTCCGTACTCGTACCTGCATCTTCTGATGGATGTGGTGCGTGCCGGAAGCTGTGAGGAGGGGGTTCGGTCTCACGACCTGAAGCTTCAGGGCTTGCGGGATCGCCCGGATCCCAAACCGGGAACCTGGGGCCGCAATGACGACGGAAGCCCCATGACACGGGAGCAGTACGAGGATCGTCTGACCTCATTCAGCACTGAATTTCCCGAAAATATCTTTCCCGACCCACGCACCCCTTTCGTCCTTGAGACCGAGGACGGCCGGGAGACGACCTTCGACGATCTCATCGAATCAAAAAAGACCGGCTTGGTGACATTTCCCAGCAGGATCACATCCCCCTCCCCCGTCAACAACCGGGTTAGGGCATGGCTCTACCCCGGGGGGAGAGAAAAAGGGGTTATCATCCTCTCAAATCTCAGGGCCGAAGAGCGGGCCTTCAATCGTTTGGGAACGCTGCTTGCGAAATTCGGCTATACAAGCCTTGAGATGGTGCATCCATATCACGGCGGTCGCTACGATCCACAGGACACGGAGAGCGTACCCGGGGAGCGGGTCTTTTCCGCCAATATGTACGAGACACTCGTCTCTTTCTCCCAGGGCATCGCCGATGTGTTGGGCGGCCTTCTCTTTTTCCTCTCCCGTGGCATCACCAGGATCGGGGGGGTCGGCACCAGCATCGGGGCGACGTTTCTCGTCATGGCCCTGGCTCACACCTCCCGGTATTATCGGTTTCTGAAAAAGCATACTCCCGATCTGATTGACGGCGCCCCGGACGACATCCTCAGCGCCGCGGTGCTCAATCTTTCGGGAGGATACCTGAGGGATTTCGTGACCGATCCGAAAAACATCGAGGCTGGTTTCGCGAGGAAGGGACTGGTGGAAGACCTGGGGCTCACCGGGGAGGAAATCGAGGCGCTGTGGCCGGCGGTCAACCCGATGAAATATGTCAACCGCATTACGATCCCTATCCTTTCGGTAAAGGCCAAACAGGACCCGGTGGTGCGCTATGAATTCGCCCGACGTCAAAGGGAGTTCTTCGCTGAAAATCGGCTCAAAGGCGGAAACTTCCGGGAGTTCTACTTCCCCTTCCCCTCGGGGCACTACAGCGCAACCTACTTTCTGCCCAAGATGACCATCGGGTTGTGCGATCTGTTGTTCATCAGGAAACACGTCTGAACGGGGAACCCGTCCTACCGTGCCGTCAGAGTGAAGATCACAACCTCCGATTCACTCCCCACCCTGATGGGCGGCCCCCAGGTGCCGGCGCCGCTGGAGACATAGAGGTGCATCCCATCCACTTCCGCCCGTCCATATGCCACCCGGAACATGCGATTCGTGATCATATTCACGGGGAAGAACTGTCCGTTGTGGGTGTGTCCCGAAAGCATCAGGTCGACGGCCCCCGATGCTGCGATTTCTTCGATGCGCACCGGCGAGTGATACAGGAGTACGGTCGGGAGCGTTTCGTCTCTCTCCTCCATCATCCGCCGAAACGCGTCCCGGGAACCAAGCCCCGCCCTGTTTCCCGAGGGATCCACCAGGCCCGCCACGTTTAAAAGTCCCTCTATCGTCTTCACCTCATCGATGA from Candidatus Zymogenaceae bacterium carries:
- a CDS encoding TIGR04190 family B12-binding domain/radical SAM domain protein; this encodes MIQRFVPKADLVLIHPPSTFDYADRKAFLGPISDVVPSTPLFEMYPIGFSSIAEHLSKNGASVRIINLAYLILKRPNMDVRRFLRRLRARAFGISLHWLPHAHGAVTLARMLKEVQPDVPVIFGGYSSTYFHREIISYPFVDFILRGDSTERATLKLVEAIRNGGDFSQVSNLTWKKNGRIIVNDRMIVETHLNDFTNDYRTMFRKAVKYCSPVAMTPIHDWWRYPITMMVTCRGCKNNCAFCGGSNFAMKRFLDRRDVAFRDPERVARDVKDLSQFTTAPIFIVGDLRHASDAYARTIIDRLVEGRVQNHLVLELFNAAPKAYFEALGSLAHVNFEISPETHDDALRKRSGKPYTTQQIEDNITWALENGIEKFDVFFMIGIPGQDEASVMETVEYAGLLMRRFGTRVMPFIAPLAPFLDPGSLAFEHSDRYGYTVLFRTFKKHLEALEKPSWKYMLNYETEHLSRDDIVRVTYEAGRRLNDLKRETGHIDVRTHETVARRIEENVLLMKEVDLLVDTDGNPKGAAAGEKLKKMMITDMSLTAGVICDNEEIKWPVFTSGFRFIRIAHAVIGDIIRRMVRE
- the cbiQ gene encoding cobalt ECF transporter T component CbiQ, translating into MKHHFLDHESEIPSPIRGLNPKTKFIALVGIVFLIVSTSPEDMVKFALYSLLVLVLLFMSNIGPRLYIKRLLVITPFVLVALIAVPFVTPDPNVPPVPLGIWGLSVSRAGLFVLFGVTAKATLAILLMTLLLSSTPFTDLLTGLREMKIPSVMTDTLSFMYHYQFLLIDEMERISRARDARMYGGRWIWHAPIIGYVIGALFLRSLERGERTYLAMKARGYDSSYIMTGTERLTVFDYLFLLLTLPAAAAIRLWGNIL
- a CDS encoding ABC transporter ATP-binding protein, translated to MNATPAIDIKDVFYTYPDGSEALRGVSLRIDPGESVAVMGANGAGKSTLILTLPGLVEASGTITVSGIRLSRKTARDIRKKIGIVFQNPEDQLFCPTVFDDVAFGPKNMGLDDDAVNLLVTSALSSMMLDGFDHRSAHHLSFGEKKRAAIATILSMEPDIIVFDEPTANLDPEGVFELKRIIRSIEKTKLIVTHDITLAAALTERSVVMSDGMVACDMPTEHLLADTSLLKKLRLVFD
- a CDS encoding histone deacetylase family protein yields the protein MPKTKIIYHDRFLTDYPTASVERPERVKNIHAVLSENGYRFTKPAPATENDIARVHVPSLIDAERRDPGRFETALLSAGGAIMTAETAMTGTPAFGLIRPPGHHASPGSNWGFCFFNNMAVALTKLIDEGKINRAVVLDIDLHFGDGTDNFFSGRKYHGGEVTVINIQSSNRMEFLALCHQELKEAAPYDIIGVSAGFDTYIKDWGGTLMTEDYKTIGETVKEAAEKYASGRRFALLEGGYYLKDLGINAKSLIEGME